In the genome of Populus trichocarpa isolate Nisqually-1 chromosome 10, P.trichocarpa_v4.1, whole genome shotgun sequence, the window GCCAACACATCTTCTCTCGGCCTCGCTGTCCCAAATGGATTagacctgtttgtttttacaggCTCGTTAACTACAACTTCAACTCTTGGTGGATCCAGAACCAATCTAGGCCTCTCCCTCTCTGGCTCACGATATCCTCCTCTGCTCGAGCGATCAGGCTCCGGTCCAGAATCACGAAAACCCGAACCAAAAGTAGAAGGTCGAATAGGTAACGGTTTTTTATCAACTGCCCAATTATCAACTTCATCAGCCCTAGAACCACCTCCGTCACCACCGCCACCTCCGAGTGAACTGTAACGACTTTGTCGTCCAGAATCAAAAGAAGGTTGCGGTTTCTTCGCCATTGCCCAATTATCAACCTCATCAGCACGCGAAGGCTGATCGTAATCAGAAACCCTAGAAGGAGGTTGGCCTCTTCGTTCATCATCAAAACCACCACCAAATTGCCttctaccaccaccaccaccccaaGACCCGTCGGTGTTGTCACGATCACGCATACGTCCAGGAGGCGGCCCGGTTCGACCGTAATTGGAAAATCCACCACCGAGGTGTCCATGTTGCATTTCTTCAGCGGAACGCTCTTTTGGACCTGTAGGGAGGCGGAACATCTCGTCAGGAGTCAAGCCTTTGGATTCAACACCGCCGCCGCTGGGTGTGGAATAAAATTCGTTGAGagacattttcttctttttaggctTAGCGGTTCCAGCAGCTTCTTTCAGGCTGGGGAAGCTTTGAGAAACGGCTGCTGCAGCGGCTGCGCGCTCCTCTTCTTCGGCTTGCTCGGAATCGGCTGCCCATGCACCGATTTTCCCCCACTTTTTTGACATtgttttaagaaagaaaaaaaaaagaagatccgGAAAGGAGAAATGAACGGAtctttagaaaatgaaaaattggtGAACTTAGGGAGAGAGATTCGGGTGGGTAATGAGCTGGGCTCCGTTAAGGGAGCCGGAGCTCTGAGAACATGCGTTGATGAAgacggaggaggaggaggaaggttACAGTTGTTGAGTTcgtttctttattattattattattattaatctcttttaaacaaaatctaagaaaaagtaaattaaaaaagaagtccAGAGACAGAGGGACTGCTAAGGTGACCAGCGGGTGATGAGGATGGGAGAGGTCTGATCTGATCAGAGGAAGCAAGGTAGTGGTGATTCTTGGTGTGTGGAGCGGGGATAAGGGACGATTGTGTGGCCCACTAGCGATGGAGGAGTCAGTGattttagaaattatgcaaTTGGACGGCCAGGATGCTCTTGGGATCCTCCACCTTTTTTCGGGTGGAAAAGGAGCATTGGCTAATAGCGCAGCGAGTGCTGTGCTAGTAATTTCTCAGAATAATAACCAAACAGTAGCCAGTAGTTTTGTGCTGTCCAAAAAAGATAGCTCtctattattaaattattataattgaagaaattacaGTGATTTGAATTTTGAACAACCTTGTTTCACTGTGATTGAAGAAATTATAGTGATTTGAATCTCTTTGTCGGTTGAAATTGACGACTGCACAATAGTTAGATAGTGACCGTCTGATATCGTAGTACCGTATATTTCTTTCTTATCacggatataaaaaaaaaattaattaaaaagctttatttttttatattggatttCACACGTGTcgaattttaattcttaaaaaataaaataacttgtttttttatttattttacatcaaaatcatcccAAAAAATATCaggctttaatttattttacatcaaaTTGGTTTGGACTCCCTCGAATGTTATTTCATCTGAAATGAATCACACCCCTCATATTCTTGATTTACAGTTCTATAACTCTCATCAACAATTTTCTAAACCtgacaaatattatttttaacatagtttttctatattAACAACAACGGAGATGACCATCTGAATTTCTAGCAAGGATTCCGGCGATGCATGGGCTCGTTTTGGCTGCACCAACTTAAAACGTCCATGAATCCACTGCCTTTGATACAATAGATACCTCTTCTTTCCACTCACACAACATCAGAGAGCGAAGATGAGAAGGAAAAGGGGAAAGAAACTCTGCTGTGTGTCAGTTTATACTAGGGACAGTTGAGGACAAACAATGCACAGCCATGCATCTCTACCTCCATTGATATTGAATCTTTTATTTCTCCAAAATCTTTTCCACTCCAAACTTCTCTGCCGAAACATGACGTCGCATTCAAGTTTTTCCCAGGAAGTGCCTTAGTCAGGTCTGATATCGTTGCTGATATTACTGTCTTCTCTGAGTTCAGATTGAAAAGTGCAACATAAATCTCTCCTGAGTAAACAGTGGCAAAGTCAGTACTGAATTATTAAGAGCAACAGACACATGTGATATGCCATAAAAGTTTTCAGACAATGAACTCAGCATGGTATGGTTGGATACTACCAGATCAGTGTCATAGTAGACACAGAAGTTGGCagctagaagaagaagatcatTAATTCTCTTTAAATTAGGCAACTTGGAACTtgataaaatgaatatatatttacGTAATCAATGAAGCATGAATATAGATAAAGAGCAGACAATTTTCCACCTCAGTtacaaggacaaaaaaaaccagttaGATTTAAAATAGCATCCCTTCACTAAGGAGGACAATTATAATTATCTTACGATAACCGATGATGAGCATATGGCTCAGTGGTAGAGATCTCTTGTTCAAGTCTCATCTCTgtcaaaacttcaacaaaaatcGGAACATACtcatctaaaaaagaaaaaccatctcAGGGTTGAAGTTTCTTATCAAACCACAAACTTCTTTGggttcttttaaaaagaaaaaaacagcaaaggAATGGTAACAGAATGGAAACCAAATTTATAGAGACTTTAGGGGGGCATTAAACCTTTTCTACCAGTAGCAATCCAAGAGCGAACTCCTCCGCTGTTACCAACATTAGCTGCATATATCAAGGAAGGATCATCAAATAGCCCTTATCGTATGTATAGAAAATCAGCTTCAACTTCTAGCATAATACCGTCAATTGATTTCACAGTTACACAGAGACCAGAATAGCTGCTGATAAGGGATCCATTATTGCTCAACTCCCACATCTgttgaaattaagagtttgctTTCAAATACCACTCATATATGTAAaattcatgagaaaaaaatgtcACCCTGCAGACTGGCTGTGAGCAGAAAAACACAAGCATTCTGGCAAAccaattaattatatgtatttgtTAAATTGTTTGATGTAGATTTATCTCCTTTGCATTCCACCAAAATCTTACAGGATACTAACCTCTGTGCCTCTTTGTTAGATGCTAGGGAATTGTGAATGAAGAGATACCTGGTTGGCATCTGATCTGCAAGGGGAGAAGGAACCActgttaaattcttttgaagTACGCTTCTTTCTTGGAGATGCATCCAAACAAAACTCCATTTCATGACTAGCTAATAAATGGAACCCTCCTTGATTGGAAATTAACCGTCCATCACTACATTGCCATTCACAGAATCAGatagtgaaaataataataataactccTTGTTTGGAACAACTTGAATAAGGAAGGTGAAAGTGCATACGAAGTCAAAATTCGCTTGTATAGGCATAAAGGTTCATGGCTTCTCATGCTCTCTTTCCAGCATATCTGGTCAAGATCTTGGTCAAGTGCTTTAATTGACCAACCGTTAACTTTGGGATGGTTACAGCTAGTGAAACCCAGAAACTGTGTATGTGATGTGCCAACTTCCTTCAAACTTCTTCTCAATCTTCGGCTGTGATTCGTGGTCTTATGTGCAGAAACCTTTGTGCCAGTAACAAATGGAAACTGCATGTGCAATGCGATGATACATCAGAAAAAAACTCAGTTAATATTCCAAAGACCTCTTAAAGACATTGTTTCACATGCCTCCATATTGTTCGTGCTAAAAGAATTTATTTCCAGAATGAAGGGATTGGTGATCAAATTAGATGTGGTCTCATCAAGCCTTCTAACATCTCCTCCAAACATGATAGGGGATCTGGCCATTGCCCACAAAGTCATCTGTGAAGGAAAATACTTGTATCGAGTCATCAATAAAGAATCTTAATCTTTTAACAAACAACGGACGCACATATAGAGTTGCATGTACATACCTGGGTTTTCTGCTCATCTAGATTAAGGTTACTCATTCTGTATGGTCCTCTGCCAGAACCTAGGATACAGAAAAGCAATGTGATTATTCAAGTTTTTGTCTTTTCCAGTAGAACTCTTAACACTTTCAAGTTAATCATGAATACCCCAGCAACTTATGTGGCAAACCCCTAGACCCAAGGAAAAAACAGGTCCAGATGTATTACTTTTCAATGATTGTCACTAGGATGTGTGCCGTTCCAGTTAATTACCATGATAAACACTCGTGCATGGACAAGCTATGCAATTTTGCTACCCCAATGTAACAGCAAGCATTCCACTACTTCGTTCAATTTACATGTCAGCAATCCATGTTGCAATCAGCTTTTCCTATACTCAGTCTCACCAACcccttacaaaataaaatcacttaaaaTGTACTAGAATTAAAGAGAACAATCTGCTAATTTTTATCACCAGGATCTGTAAGCCATCCTATGGGCAGCATATCCAAGTCAGGCCATGACCTCCCCAGCAAGCCCTTCGCACCAATCTTATTAGCAGCAGCAAAGTCCCTGAAGTAGATGAACaagaaatcacataaaaaatgagAGAATAGAAGAAAAGCACCAATTAGGAGCGATGATCTATATATAATTCGAACTTTAAGctcttattttacatgaaaactTTATTCCACCTTGAAACATCAAAATGAGCTGCAACATCTCCCCATGTATCCCAATCATCACCTGTGACCCTGTACATGTTGACTAACCCACTTATATCTTTCTCCATGACTGGTGTCGGGATAACTCCCGGAGACACAGAATACAGAATGGGACGACTGAGCTTTTGCAGAACCTGAACAAGTGCACTTCATGTATCATCATCTCTATTCAGAAAAGATTAAAGACATAAAATTTATGCACCAGAAAGTGCTGTATACCTCTGACACAAATGTTATTTCATCTACATCCAAGTCATTACCAAATACACAATCATGTTTCACtgcaaataaaagagaagaaacgaacatgaaaattattaaaacaaagaaagactGACATGAAGCCACTAAGAAAATGCAGAGGTATAAATAACAGGAGGGGAGATTGAAATGTGCAGAATTCACAGCTTTGTAATAAATACGAGTCAAAATTACTATCCATAAGAAGCTTGCCCGAGCCTAAAATGCTTGAAGAGGTCAAAACTCTACTAGACTCGCAATATTACTATCCAGTCCTTCCAGGACCTTCAACATACATTCCCCACATCATTATAGAAACAATATTTCTTCCATGCTTCCAAAAATGGAATTCTCGAAAGATGCAATGCTGCTTTGACAAGTTATTTTACCATTTTTAAtcagtaaaaagaaaaattcattctCTATAAAATGTTGAGACTTGAGATACACCCTTTTGGACTCACAGGCTTCTTAATGTGTTGGGTAAGATGGAAAAATGCAGGTTTcagttaattattaattaccaAAATCAACACCCCACTCAGCATACTGTTCATAAAGTGACCTCAAGAAGGCTCTTCCTGCTCCCAACTTAGTATTTACACTCATGAAACCATGTGGCATCCATCCACAAGCCCTCTCCGTGATCCCTATGTCTTTTGCTCGCCACAGTCGTCCAGACTCTTCATAAGCACGTCcctaataaaaatagaaatttagcATTAACTTTTTAGAGCAAATCGATTAGAAACTTGAGCTCATATTGCACCTTTCACCTGACTAGTCTATTTTTATGATGACAGTGTTTGTGAGACTGTAAAATCTGAGCATGgaagggaaaagagaagaaatactTCTCCtgctgaaaaaaaaatgaaaagaagagagaagaatgaACCCTCTTTGATAATAAGGAATAATACCGTGGTAGTATCCAAGATGGGGGTGTTCGCATCATATGCCTGTCTACTTAATCCTCTCATAACATGAATCCCAAGCTTCAAACCCACGCTCTGTACTTTCTGGGCTACTTCAGTGAACCCTTTCCCATCTTCAGATGAGGGCCACCTATCTGGATCAGGGATCAACCTCCCCCATTCATCAATTACATCAAATCCAAGAGAATTTGGGTAAGCACCTGGAACGTTCTTCCTATACCACAGGTAATCTATAACTGCATACTACATGGAATTTCACAGATAAAAGACAACTTCTATTTCAATAAACTTTCCGTTCTCAAATTGTTCCAGTAATTAAAAAAGTTCTAAAAGTTGATTGTAGTCATCAGTCATTTTATACCTCATATCCATAAGGCTGTAGACGCTGAGATATCTTTTCGGCACTTTGCAAGAAGTCTACTTCAGATAGAATCCAGTCAAAGGAATCGTAAGAGTTCCAACCTCGAGGAGGGAAGCTAGCGTGCTCAGGTTGAGATGATACCCTAAAACAGGTTGTGTACAAATGTTTTAAGTTCACAAACGAATATATTTAGCCAAGAAAGCCTTCAAAACAAATGTTGGAACAATTAtgggattgaaaaaaaagaagcatgatCGTGTATTCTTCAATTCAATGTCCTATGATGATCATCAAAGACTAAAGAAGACAGTTTATCGAAATAGTAAAATTTAAGAATGAGTTGCAGTGCTATTtagttagtaattttttttttttttagttttgaaagtACTTGTCTTGCTTCAAAGAATCA includes:
- the LOC7477080 gene encoding eukaryotic translation initiation factor 4B2: MSKKWGKIGAWAADSEQAEEEERAAAAAAVSQSFPSLKEAAGTAKPKKKKMSLNEFYSTPSGGGVESKGLTPDEMFRLPTGPKERSAEEMQHGHLGGGFSNYGRTGPPPGRMRDRDNTDGSWGGGGGRRQFGGGFDDERRGQPPSRVSDYDQPSRADEVDNWAMAKKPQPSFDSGRQSRYSSLGGGGGDGGGSRADEVDNWAVDKKPLPIRPSTFGSGFRDSGPEPDRSSRGGYREPERERPRLVLDPPRVEVVVNEPVKTNRSNPFGTARPREDVLAEKGLDWKKLEMEMEAKKNSSLQSSRPTSAHSSRPSSAQSNRSEGPGLLHQGFENVAAKPRPRVNPFGEAKPRELLLQERGQDWIKIDRELEHRGVDRPETEEEKLLKEQIEHLKTELEKATKVNQEPQQVSVDDLPSLREMINEKERELEILVRDLDDKVRFGPKAIERPGSGAGRSPGFSERPPSRPGSFDESRSMEFMDRPRSRGKPDIWARPADEQRSFQGGRERGFLGSRDFDRQRTDRW
- the LOC7477078 gene encoding uncharacterized protein LOC7477078 isoform X1 → MRIQLLSSLFLFSFSSYRYRVSSQPEHASFPPRGWNSYDSFDWILSEVDFLQSAEKISQRLQPYGYEYAVIDYLWYRKNVPGAYPNSLGFDVIDEWGRLIPDPDRWPSSEDGKGFTEVAQKVQSVGLKLGIHVMRGLSRQAYDANTPILDTTTGRAYEESGRLWRAKDIGITERACGWMPHGFMSVNTKLGAGRAFLRSLYEQYAEWGVDFVKHDCVFGNDLDVDEITFVSEVLQKLSRPILYSVSPGVIPTPVMEKDISGLVNMYRVTGDDWDTWGDVAAHFDVSRWNKVFMDFAAANKIGAKGLLGRSWPDLDMLPIGWLTDPGSGRGPYRMSNLNLDEQKTQMTLWAMARSPIMFGGDVRRLDETTSNLITNPFILEINSFSTNNMEFPFVTGTKVSAHKTTNHSRRLRRSLKEVGTSHTQFLGFTSCNHPKVNGWSIKALDQDLDQICWKESMRSHEPLCLYKRILTSDGRLISNQGGFHLLASHEMEFCLDASPRKKRTSKEFNSGSFSPCRSDANQMWELSNNGSLISSYSGLCVTVKSIDANVGNSGGVRSWIATGRKGEIYVALFNLNSEKTVISATISDLTKALPGKNLNATSCFGREVWSGKDFGEIKDSISMEVEMHGCALFVLNCP
- the LOC7477078 gene encoding alpha-galactosidase isoform X3, producing the protein MRIQLLSSLFLFSFSSYRYRVSSQPEHASFPPRGWNSYDSFDWILSEVDFLQSAEKISQRLQPYGYEYAVIDYLWYRKNVPGAYPNSLGFDVIDEWGRLIPDPDRWPSSEDGKGFTEVAQKVQSVGLKLGIHVMRGLSRQAYDANTPILDTTTGRAYEESGRLWRAKDIGITERACGWMPHGFMSVNTKLGAGRAFLRSLYEQYAEWGVDFVKHDCVFGNDLDVDEITFVSEVLQKLSRPILYSVSPGVIPTPVMEKDISGLVNMYRVTGDDWDTWGDVAAHFDVSRWNKVFMDFAAANKIGAKGLLGRSWPDLDMLPIGWLTDPGSGRGPYRMSNLNLDEQKTQMTLWAMARSPIMFGGDVRRLDETTSNLITNPFILEINSFSTNNMEFPFVTGTKVSAHKTTNHSRRLRRSLKEVGTSHTQFLGFTSCNHPKVNGWSIKALDQDLDQICWKESMRSHEPLCLYKRILTSSDANQMWELSNNGSLISSYSGLCVTVKSIDANVGNSGGVRSWIATGRKGEIYVALFNLNSEKTVISATISDLTKALPGKNLNATSCFGREVWSGKDFGEIKDSISMEVEMHGCALFVLNCP
- the LOC7477078 gene encoding uncharacterized protein LOC7477078 isoform X2, with product MRIQLLSSLFLFSFSSYRYRVSSQPEHASFPPRGWNSYDSFDWILSEVDFLQSAEKISQRLQPYGYEYAVIDYLWYRKNVPGAYPNSLGFDVIDEWGRLIPDPDRWPSSEDGKGFTEVAQKVQSVGLKLGIHVMRGLSRQAYDANTPILDTTTGRAYEESGRLWRAKDIGITERACGWMPHGFMSVNTKLGAGRAFLRSLYEQYAEWGVDFVKHDCVFGNDLDVDEITFVSEVLQKLSRPILYSVSPGVIPTPVMEKDISGLVNMYRVTGDDWDTWGDVAAHFDVSRDFAAANKIGAKGLLGRSWPDLDMLPIGWLTDPGSGRGPYRMSNLNLDEQKTQMTLWAMARSPIMFGGDVRRLDETTSNLITNPFILEINSFSTNNMEFPFVTGTKVSAHKTTNHSRRLRRSLKEVGTSHTQFLGFTSCNHPKVNGWSIKALDQDLDQICWKESMRSHEPLCLYKRILTSDGRLISNQGGFHLLASHEMEFCLDASPRKKRTSKEFNSGSFSPCRSDANQMWELSNNGSLISSYSGLCVTVKSIDANVGNSGGVRSWIATGRKGEIYVALFNLNSEKTVISATISDLTKALPGKNLNATSCFGREVWSGKDFGEIKDSISMEVEMHGCALFVLNCP